AATCTGTATTTAATAATATTTTATGGAATTTTTCATCCTTTTTTGCGCACATAACAATTTCAGGATTTGCTGTTACCACCTGAAAAGTATGAGCTTGCTCTAATTCTAGTTGCTTCTTTAAATGTTGGATCGTTTCATCCATTGTCATTGTAGAGAAAGGAACACCTAGAATATCAACCGTTTGTACTGCCATATTTAACTATCCTCTCTATCATTAAAGGTTTTTTGTTATTAATTGCTTATATGTTTCTTTCGTATCTTCATATAATTTTTGAAGTGAGAAGTTCATAGTCGCATGCTCATAAATATGCTTGCCCATTACTGATAACTCTCCAGTTTTCCACTTATCATACGCCTCTTCTAGTGCCGATGCCAATGCTTTGCCATCACCAGTTGGTACAATCCACCCATAAGTTTCATCTGCAATTAACGGTTCGATTTCTCCTGCTCTAGTCACAATTGATGGTACACGTTGATTTGCCGCTTCTAATAAAACTAATGGAAATCCTTCACTATGGGAAGTTAACAAATTGACATGGGATGAAGCAAATAATTGTTTCACATCTTGACGATGCCCTAAAAATTCAACTTTATCATTAATCCCTTTTTCAGTAGCTAAGGCCTTTAATTCTCCTTCTAACGGCCCATCACCAACTAATAACACTTTAATTTTTTCCAATTTCGTTTGTTGTAACGCATCGAATAAAACTTCATGTCCTTTAACAGGATGCAGACGCGCTACTTGGATTGCCGTAAACACATCTTCGTCAATATTAAACATTTCCTTTTTATTATAGCCATCTGCTTTTTCCTGATCATATTCAATCCCGTTATAAATAACATGCATCTTTTCATTTGAAATACCTAATGCCGCTAAGCTTTTTTTCAACCTATTCGTTACAACAAAAAATAAATCTATATTTTTTAAAGCTTTCAAATTTAACTTAGTGAAAATCCAGCCTTTTAAGCCTTGTTTAGTAAAGTCTTGAAATGGATCACTATGAATTGTCGTTACCCATTTTGCCGCGAATTTCTTCTTCATTAGAGAAACAAAGAAATTCGCCCTAGGACCGTGTGTATGAACTACATCAAATTTTTCTTTATTAATGAATTCACTTATGTTCTTTAAAATGGATAAATCATAGCGAGATTTTTGTGAAAACACATGAACTTTTATTCCTAGCTCTCTTGCTTCTTTCGCAACAATTCCATCCTCAAATACTGCTAATTCTACTTCACCAGTTGGGAACTGATCGAGAAGTGAAATAATATGTGTTTTTCCTCCACCATCTTCTGCTCCTGCATTCATATGCAATATCCTCATATTTTTTCCTCCTTTAAATCCTCGCTACATTTCCATCTATCTTTATTTTACTGTACTAAAAAATAAAAGCTAACAAAAGTTAGCTTTTATTTTTATCATTCAATTTCTAAGTCTACAATTAGATAAGCTAACAACACTACAAAGTAAATCCCAACTCCTGGTGCCGTCAAAATATGTCCTGCGATATATGCAATACCTAGTGCTAATACTAAGCTTGCTGTAATCATTCCATATTTTATATTAAATATCTCTTTAAATCTTGTAATAAATGCTAGCAGAATTCTTAAGCCATAATAAATAAATGGAATCATTAGTAATGCAAAGCCAATAATTCCGAAATCATAAAACCAATCATGGAAATCCATTTCAATTAGCTTCGGATCTGGCTGCTTTTGTTCATTATATTTATAGTTACCTGCGTAACCCATTCCTAACAGTTTCTGTGACATCGGCGCTTCTTTAAAGAACTGCTTATGTCTCTCTTCATATACTTGACGTCCACTGAAAATAAGATTTTCTTGATTTTCTTTCTTTTGCTCTTTCTCAAGCTCTTTCTTAACTTCAGCTTCTACCTTCGCCTTTTCTTCTGGTTTCTCAACTTTGTGTTGCTTTTCTTCTTTTTTAATTTTCTCTTTAATTTCTTTTTCTTTTTGACCTTGCTGCGCTACATTTTGTTCTGATAAATAGTTGTTATGAATACCCATATTTTGTGCTAATGGCGTCATTTTAAACGTTCCGACAACACCAGCTAATAGGACAATAGCAATTAATCCATTAAGTACAAGAGACTTTTTGTTTGGATTTCTTCTATCAAATAATAATTGTAGTACGATAATCCCGATTGCTGCCGCTAACGTAGCACCAATTGAGCCCATCCCTACTTTCGTACCAACTTGAATTAAAGAGTAAATCATTAACAGCGATGGAATCCAGTATAAAATGTGTTTCACGCTCTTTGTTTTTTGAATAGAATATAGTACCACAATAGGGAAAATAATAGCTAAGATTGAACCTAGTTCATTACCTGCATAGAACCATCCTCGGGAACCAACTTTCATCCACTCATAACTTCCAAAGTCTGTAGAAGTTGTAATAGAAATAACCATAATAACATTAATAATTAATGTTGAATACACAATGTTATTTCTAACTTTATCGCTAATATTTACTGTCTTCTTCAGTGATTTTAAAGCTAAAATGTATGAACTAAGCATAATATATATATATAATGCTTTCCCAATGAATTTAACTTCTTCTGTGATTACAATAGGACTCTTGATTAACTTGTTATTAATAAATCCTATTCCCAATATAACTCCTAGTAATACAAGATAAATCAAAAACTTCCTATTTTCTCTTTCTTTTGCCTGAATTAAAATATAAATACCACCCATTGCCATAATGAGGAATCTCACCATAATTCCAACTGTCGCATTTACTTTTAATAACTCAATGCTAAGAGAGGTTAATAAATCCAAAACAGGCTGTAAAATAATAAAAAAGAGCAAAAAATGCTCAAATCTAACCCTAGCTTGATTTGCTAACATTCCAAGACCTCCATACAAAATCTTTACATTATCTTTTAATCATAGTTTTCTATCGTTTAAACACACCCAGCAATTATAACATAACTCATATTTAAATTGAGAACTATTTTTTATGCCTAAACAAGTCAAATCAAGCATTATTAATAACAGAAAACATTGTGCTTTAACTATCCTTCCCTGCTCCAATAAAAACTATCTAACACACCTTGACTCATTTTCGACAACAACAAAATACTTCTTATCATTTTATAATAATATATAAATCATTCCATTTGTAACACCCTTCAACTAATCCACGGTAAAAACTACAAAATTAATCTTTCCGCACTTTTTTCAATTTAATCAATTGCTACTTTCTAAACACTTTCAAACGCTTTCTTTATGTATTTCATCCATTTTTCTACATGTAGCGAAAAGTAATTGTTATTTCCAAAACTTTAGTGTATATTTTTTCTCTGGAACATCTTTAAGGGGAAGGAATTAAAGCCATGTTATTAATCGATATATTTACGTTTCTTGGCATTATCGCCGCTGCCATTTCTGGTACATTAGTTGGTTTGAAAAAAGATCTAGATTTATTTGGTGTCCTTTGTTTAGCTGTAGCTACTGCGCTCGGCGGCGGTATTATTCGTGATATTATGATTGGTAACCTGCCTCCTGTCGCATTTGTAAAACCAATTTACTTTTTCGTAAGTGTACTATCAGCATTATTCACATGTATGTTTTTTGAGCGTATTAATAAACTTCAAGTTGTTATTATGCTTTCTGATGCTGTTGGTTTAGGTGTATTTACAGCTATTGGTGCAAATGCAGCAATGTCACATCACGTTGACGCCTCGTTTTTAGTCGTTTCAATGGGAGTTATTACAGGTATTGGGGGCGGTATTTTACGCGACATTTGTGCTCAAGATATCCCGTATGTATTCCGAAAAGAGATATATGCAATTGCTTCTATTTTAGGAGCAGTTAGTTTCCTAATTACACATGCAATGGGGGCACACGTATTAGCTTTCTATGTTTGTTTATTAATAACATTCGTTATTCGTGTAGTCACCGTAATATATAATGTACATTTCCCAGTTTTCTTTAAAACACATGCAAAAATTAATAAAGGCCATTAAGAGAATTCTACATAGAATTCTCTTAATTTATATACAATTCCACATACTATAGAGTAATTGTATATAAAAATATATAATTACATTAGAATACAAAAATGAAAACGTTTTATAAACAGGGGGAAGAATGATGCTTGGGGTTTTAAAAAAAAATAAAACAAACACCAGTATAATCGAATTAAGCGAAGGCCAACAAATCATATTTAACGTGCCTGCTAATTCTGAACTAAAAACTCAAATGGATATGCTACATATTTCAAAGGAAGATTTACAAATTGTAAAAGTATTACAGCCATTTATTTATGAAGAAATAGATTGGATAACAGAAAAATTCTACACCAACATCACAAAACAACCTAATTTAATTGCTGTTATTGAACGCTACAGCTCTATTCCAAAATTAAAACAAACTTTAAAGACACATATTAAAGAATTGTTCAGCGGGAATATGAATGAAGATTTTATTGAACAACGTGTTAGAATCGCAAAAAGGCACGTACAAATTGGTTTACATAGAAAATGGTATACTGCTGCGTATCAAGAGTTATTCCGCTCCGTCATGAAGATTTTGCAAACGAAAATTTCAACGCTAGACGACTTTTCATATTCTATAAATGTAATAAATAAATTATTCACATTAGAACAAGAACTTGTTATTGCAGCTTATGAATCCGAATATGAAAGAATTCAAAAAGAACATGAAAAAGAAAAAGAACTGACCGCTATGACGATTACACATATTGCAACAGAACTAGCGGCAGTATCTGAAAAAACAAGCTCTTCTATTCAACAGTTAACATCTAAATCAGAAAGTATCGTAGGGATTGCAAAAACAGGTACATCATTAGCTACGACATCAGAAGAAAAGGCCAACAAAGGAAAAGAACAATTAAATCTGCAAAACAAACGAATGGAAAGTATTCAAACGAATATGGAAACTATTATTACTGATACTCGTGAACTTCTTGATATTTCTAACAAAATTAACGAAATCATTGATATTGTAAAATCAATCGCCGAGCAAACAAATTTACTAGCATTAAATGCTGCCATTGAGTCTGCACGTGCTGGCGAATTTGGTAAAGGTTTTTCAGTCGTGGCGGGCGAAATCCGAAAGTTATCAGAGCAAACGAAAGAATCCATTTTCAACGTTACAAAACTCGTTGGAAAAACGAATGAACAAATTATACACGTCTCTTCTTCCGTGGAACAAATAAGCTCTCTCGTATCTGAAGGGACAGATAGTATGCATGCGACAGATCAATATTTCCAAGAAATCGTAAAAGATATGTCTAACTCTAAAGAACAAAACAAAAAAATTGAAAATGAATTAGAAACTATTTCACAAGTAATGAAGAGTATTCAAGACGATTCCTCGAAAATGGCCTTAACAGCGGATAATTTACAACTAGAACTAAACCGATAGGCAAATCGATACAAAGCGGAGATTCTTCATCTCCACTTTGTATTCATCCTTATCACCCATCTACAAAAAAAGAACCCCAAATGGGTTCTTTTATTTTCTGAAAAAGATTTTTTGGCAATAAAAATAACTCATATAAACACCAAAGCTTTGTAAAATAAACAAAGCTGGCATAATAATATTATAATATGCCATATCAACTCGAAAGAGCCTTAACGATACATATCCGATAATTAATAATACAAACAACATATATCCTTCATTTTGCTGTTTCTTAATTAGAAAATGTAATAAAGCTATGGCCATGAATAATGTCACCACTATATATATAAGCTTTTCACATTTAAAAATAATAGAATTTATTCCCTCATCTGAAAACTGGTTAATAACTGGTTTTAACAGTTTAAATCTTTCTACTTCCATTTCTTTTAACTCTTGATCAATGTGTTCTTTTACACTTTGATTTTTGGATGTTTTTTCTTCATTTTGACTTTTTCCAATTAAAACAGATTGAACATAAGTCTGATTAGAAATTGTATACTGTGACATTCCCATCATCTTAATACCATAGCTCACACCAAAATGAGTACTATAAAACAGAATAAGTATTCCTATCATTTTTAATAGTAATTTTTGTTTCGTTGCTGATTGAAATAATTCAATTAACAGCACATATACAGCTATAAAAATAGGTAAAAATAACCCCATCGGTAAAATCATATTGCTGAGCGCAAATAAAACGGCTGAAATTACCCACATATAAGGATGATCTAATCCTTTATATAAAAGTATGTAACAAGCACAATAAAATAAAAATATTGCGAGTGATTCTGCCGTTAATACAGAACTCATAAATATATTTGGAATATATAAAGCGTAAAACATTGACGCAATACGACCACACTCTTCCCCAAAGACCATTGAAGCAATGCGATAAATGAAAAATGCAGTTCCTGTACAAAATAAAATATTAAATAGTTGTAAAGCGAATACCGTATCACCAAATATACGGATGATGATCGATTCATAAATAATAAAAGGTAACTGTGCTACATTCTCTATATTATTACCAATTGCAATCTGCTTTGCAGACTCATACATAGCTTTCATATCACCTATCATGGGAGCATCTACAAATAGAACTGTGATAAACCTTACAACTATAGATATGCTTATAAGAAAAATAAGAAACTGTTTATCTGTAAAACGATATTGCAAAATTGATGCTACTAACAAAATAAGAATAACAAAAATCACTAATACGATTGTTATACTTGTTGTACTTCCCTCAAAAAATTGCTTACTTGCTTCAAAAGCCGACCAACAACTATAAACAAAAAATGCGAGCATCGCACCAATCATTATTTTACTGAAAAAAGATGAAAAATTTGTTTGTATATGATTCATATGTCCATTGCACCTCTATTTCCATTCATAACAAAACGATTCTATCATGAATAGGCACAAGGTTAATAGGGAATTTCTATGACAAATACATAGTCATTACTTTTTCACTTGCAATGTAAGCGAATCCTCTTTTACACTACATTTTATATACGATAAATTTTCTTTCAGTTACATGAATACAAATACAGAAATTTCAATAAAGTGAAACTTTAATCCGCGGGGGTTTTGTTCATCCTCCACTGACTATTAGCCCGCAAATAGCGGGATAATCCTCTTTTGGAACACTTTACTTCATTAAATATCTAATATGAGTACTCCACTTACACATGTCACTCTGATTGAAAACAGAAAATAGGGGCTGAATATATGGAAAAGAAATTCATGCGAGAATCAAAAGCAATTAAAACAACACGTGTTTTTCCTAACGATTTAAATAATCACCAAACACTTTTCGGGGGGAAATTATTAGCAGAAATTGATAGTATCGCTTCAATTGCAGCTGCAAGACATAGCCGCAAACATTGCGTAACAGCATCTATCGATTCCGTTGATTTTTTAACTCCAATTCACCAAGCAGATTCTGTTTGTTATGAAGCATTCGTATGTTATACAGGAAAATCTTCAATGGAAGTTTTCGTAAAAGTAATTGCGGAGGATCTACTAGCAGGCGAGCGTAGAATGGCCGCAACGTGTTTCATTACATTTGTTGCATTAAAAGACGGAAAACCTTCATCTGTACCACAAGTAATTCCTGAAACAGAGGAAGAACATTGGCTACATACAACTGGTTCAGAGCGTGCAGAAAATAGAAAAAAAGGGCGTTTGAAAAGTAAAGAAATGGCTGAAGTATTAACTTTAAGTAAGCCTTGGAATATGTAACATTAGGATTTTATCTTATACATGCACAGGTTTTTTCTTCCTTGCATGTATTTTTTATTATAATAAAGTGTTGCCTTAGCATTTTTATTCGATGCCTATTCCCTAAAATCACCCATCAGCTTTTCCTTTATTTTGTTATACTATTAATGGTATATTAAATAATGTTCGTTTAAAAATAACCATAATATGATTAAGTATATAAGGGATGGTGCGGTAATGTCTATTGAGGTACCAATTTCAATACCAAAAACGTTAATTATTATTCCAGCGTATAACGAGGAAGAAGCAATTGCAGATACATTAACAAGATTATTAGAACTAAAACAGCATTTTACAGCATTAAGCATTTGCGTTATTAATGATGGATCAAAAGATAAAACAGCTCAAATCGTAAAAGATTTCCCTGTTCATCTTGTTAATTTACCATATAATCTAGGTATCGGTTCAGCTGTACAAACTGGATATAAATACGCTTATGAGAACGGATATGATATTGCGATTCAGTTCGATGCTGATGGACAACATAATCCTGATGATTTATACAAAATTATAAAGCCTATTGCCGATGATCAATGCGATATGGTGCTGGGTTCACGTTTTACAGAAAAAACAGCATATAAAGGTAGTATTTCCCGAAGAATCGGTATTTTTTATTTTACCGCTCTATTGAAAGTACTAACAAAACAAACATTTATGGATCCAACTTCTGGATATCGTGCTATCAATCGAGAAGTAATTAAGATTTTTGCACACAATTATCCAAAAGATTATCCAGAACCAGAAGTCCTTATTCATTTAAAAAAGAAAAAACTTCGCATTAATGAAATATCTGTAAATATGCAAGAGCGACAAGGTGGACAATCTTCCATCACTCCCCTTAAATCTGCATATTACATGGTTAAGGTAAGTCTTGCTATATTGATGCAAAAAATTGTGAAAGGTTGATAATGAATGCATATAATTACCTTTTCATTCATCTTTATTTTATTACTATTCTTCTCAATTCTAAATTCCATTCGTCGTGGGAATTTAGAAACAAAATATGCCATTTTATGGATTTTCGTTTGTATTGCAATGGCTATTTTAAGTTCTACGGATAAAATTATAAATTGGATTGGAAAACTATTAAAAGTAGAATATCCTCCGTCCATTTTATTCTTATTCGGACTATTATTCTGTTTTATCTTAATTTTTGACCTGACGAGAAAAATCTCCAAATTACACCATCAACTTGTAACATTAACGCAAGATTATGCATTATTAAAACAAAAATTAAAGATAACAGATAAAGAATAACTTCCTAACTAAATACTAATATATTAAAGCTCCTGAATTTTGCTTGAAAAATTCAGGAGCTTTTATCATTTCAAATTATTTCTTTCTAAATTATACGAGGTACCACAATAGAAAGTTGATTTACAAAGTTTATATGCGGTAAACTTATACAGATGTTCTTGTAATCATCTTCCTTTTAAAAGGCTTATATATAAGTGTAAAACATAAAAAATTTGAGGAGATAATAATTATATGATGGAAAAAAAACAAATCGTTTCAGTTGTTATCCCGCTGTATAATGCGGAAAAATACATCGAAGAGACGATGGAATCAATACTAAATCAAACATATAAAAATATTGAAATTGTAATTGTAGATGACGGGAGTAAAGATCAATCATCTTCTATTGTAAAAAATCTTGAACAGAAATATCCGGGACAATTAAAATATGTCCCACAAGAAAATCAAGGCGTTTCAGTTGCTCGTAATACAGGAATTGAAAATGCTAGTGGAGAATATGTTGCTTTTCTTGATAGTGATGATTTATGGCATCCAACAAAAATAGAAAAA
This Bacillus mycoides DNA region includes the following protein-coding sequences:
- a CDS encoding glycosyltransferase family 4 protein: MRILHMNAGAEDGGGKTHIISLLDQFPTGEVELAVFEDGIVAKEARELGIKVHVFSQKSRYDLSILKNISEFINKEKFDVVHTHGPRANFFVSLMKKKFAAKWVTTIHSDPFQDFTKQGLKGWIFTKLNLKALKNIDLFFVVTNRLKKSLAALGISNEKMHVIYNGIEYDQEKADGYNKKEMFNIDEDVFTAIQVARLHPVKGHEVLFDALQQTKLEKIKVLLVGDGPLEGELKALATEKGINDKVEFLGHRQDVKQLFASSHVNLLTSHSEGFPLVLLEAANQRVPSIVTRAGEIEPLIADETYGWIVPTGDGKALASALEEAYDKWKTGELSVMGKHIYEHATMNFSLQKLYEDTKETYKQLITKNL
- a CDS encoding O-antigen ligase family protein, with translation MLANQARVRFEHFLLFFIILQPVLDLLTSLSIELLKVNATVGIMVRFLIMAMGGIYILIQAKERENRKFLIYLVLLGVILGIGFINNKLIKSPIVITEEVKFIGKALYIYIMLSSYILALKSLKKTVNISDKVRNNIVYSTLIINVIMVISITTSTDFGSYEWMKVGSRGWFYAGNELGSILAIIFPIVVLYSIQKTKSVKHILYWIPSLLMIYSLIQVGTKVGMGSIGATLAAAIGIIVLQLLFDRRNPNKKSLVLNGLIAIVLLAGVVGTFKMTPLAQNMGIHNNYLSEQNVAQQGQKEKEIKEKIKKEEKQHKVEKPEEKAKVEAEVKKELEKEQKKENQENLIFSGRQVYEERHKQFFKEAPMSQKLLGMGYAGNYKYNEQKQPDPKLIEMDFHDWFYDFGIIGFALLMIPFIYYGLRILLAFITRFKEIFNIKYGMITASLVLALGIAYIAGHILTAPGVGIYFVVLLAYLIVDLEIE
- a CDS encoding trimeric intracellular cation channel family protein yields the protein MLLIDIFTFLGIIAAAISGTLVGLKKDLDLFGVLCLAVATALGGGIIRDIMIGNLPPVAFVKPIYFFVSVLSALFTCMFFERINKLQVVIMLSDAVGLGVFTAIGANAAMSHHVDASFLVVSMGVITGIGGGILRDICAQDIPYVFRKEIYAIASILGAVSFLITHAMGAHVLAFYVCLLITFVIRVVTVIYNVHFPVFFKTHAKINKGH
- a CDS encoding methyl-accepting chemotaxis protein codes for the protein MNKLFTLEQELVIAAYESEYERIQKEHEKEKELTAMTITHIATELAAVSEKTSSSIQQLTSKSESIVGIAKTGTSLATTSEEKANKGKEQLNLQNKRMESIQTNMETIITDTRELLDISNKINEIIDIVKSIAEQTNLLALNAAIESARAGEFGKGFSVVAGEIRKLSEQTKESIFNVTKLVGKTNEQIIHVSSSVEQISSLVSEGTDSMHATDQYFQEIVKDMSNSKEQNKKIENELETISQVMKSIQDDSSKMALTADNLQLELNR
- a CDS encoding ArnT family glycosyltransferase; its protein translation is MNHIQTNFSSFFSKIMIGAMLAFFVYSCWSAFEASKQFFEGSTTSITIVLVIFVILILLVASILQYRFTDKQFLIFLISISIVVRFITVLFVDAPMIGDMKAMYESAKQIAIGNNIENVAQLPFIIYESIIIRIFGDTVFALQLFNILFCTGTAFFIYRIASMVFGEECGRIASMFYALYIPNIFMSSVLTAESLAIFLFYCACYILLYKGLDHPYMWVISAVLFALSNMILPMGLFLPIFIAVYVLLIELFQSATKQKLLLKMIGILILFYSTHFGVSYGIKMMGMSQYTISNQTYVQSVLIGKSQNEEKTSKNQSVKEHIDQELKEMEVERFKLLKPVINQFSDEGINSIIFKCEKLIYIVVTLFMAIALLHFLIKKQQNEGYMLFVLLIIGYVSLRLFRVDMAYYNIIMPALFILQSFGVYMSYFYCQKIFFRK
- a CDS encoding acyl-CoA thioesterase translates to MEKKFMRESKAIKTTRVFPNDLNNHQTLFGGKLLAEIDSIASIAAARHSRKHCVTASIDSVDFLTPIHQADSVCYEAFVCYTGKSSMEVFVKVIAEDLLAGERRMAATCFITFVALKDGKPSSVPQVIPETEEEHWLHTTGSERAENRKKGRLKSKEMAEVLTLSKPWNM
- a CDS encoding glycosyltransferase family 2 protein gives rise to the protein MSIEVPISIPKTLIIIPAYNEEEAIADTLTRLLELKQHFTALSICVINDGSKDKTAQIVKDFPVHLVNLPYNLGIGSAVQTGYKYAYENGYDIAIQFDADGQHNPDDLYKIIKPIADDQCDMVLGSRFTEKTAYKGSISRRIGIFYFTALLKVLTKQTFMDPTSGYRAINREVIKIFAHNYPKDYPEPEVLIHLKKKKLRINEISVNMQERQGGQSSITPLKSAYYMVKVSLAILMQKIVKG
- a CDS encoding DUF2304 domain-containing protein, translated to MHIITFSFIFILLLFFSILNSIRRGNLETKYAILWIFVCIAMAILSSTDKIINWIGKLLKVEYPPSILFLFGLLFCFILIFDLTRKISKLHHQLVTLTQDYALLKQKLKITDKE